The window ACTTGCTTTTAAGCCAGAATACATATGTATCGGTAACTGGAAACTCATGCTTATATTGAGGCAAGCATATAGAATCTTTTCTGACAAGATTTTCTGCCATATCCAGATAATAGCTACAAATACGCTCGCTAAATAGATTAGAGGATTTATTCTTAACATTTTGAAAAATGGAGTCTTTTACAGCTTGCTGTCCGAATGCAGCACTAAAGCTAAACAATAACCATATTGTAAAGGGCCACTTTTTCATTTTCAAATTACTAAGTTTTATCATAAAACTAATACCCCCCTATTTCAAAGTCCCGAATAACCTATCCCAAACCTTGGTATAAAATCCGAAATTGTGCTGCTCATGCTGATGATGACCCACATGAAAGCCTGTATTGGCAAGCCATTGCAAACATTCATGATGTTTAAGTGCTGCCGGAACAAATTCTTTACGGAGATGTCCGATAATGCCCATTGCAACATTCAATACCAGATAAATCACTACAGCATAAATAGAAAAATCCACTGCAAACAATAACAGCAGCCAGAGCGATCCGAAACCCAGTACTTCTATCGGATGCAGAACAAACAATGAAATAGCCGTTGGTGTATCGTAAGCATGATGCAGGTCATGATACCGGTATACAAAACTCAGTTGATGTATGACCCGGTGAAACACATACATCAGCAGATCCATGGCAAAGATCAATACCACAAAATCAATTACAATACTTAAAAGACTGGATTCTAAATGGAAAACAATAAAGCCGTATTTAAAAAGCAGATACCCGGTCAGCGTAACAAGAGTGTTAAAGAAAATAGTAGAACAAGTCCAGTAAATTTCTTTTAAGCTGATAAGGCGTTTCATCTCAGGCAGCAAACCATCCAATGCAAAGCCAAGCAGCACGGCTACCAAGGCAATGGCAGCATTTTCCAGTAAGAACAGGAGGAATAAGAAAACAAGATCTAAACGCTCTAAATATGCAAAAAATGCCTGCATGTAGTAATTTTTTAACTACAAATTATTATTTTTTTCCAACATCTCTAACCCTCTTCTTCTTGTCAAAAACATAAAACTATTTAACTACTTAATACTTAAGACTTACCACTTAAAACTTCTCCCACTACTTAAAACTTACCACTTATAACTTAAAACTTTTTATGTTCTTCATTTTTCACTAACTTTCAGTAATGAAGTTATTTGTAACCTCTCTCAATTCCGGCAGCAACGGAAATTGTTACTATATAGGAAATGAAAAGGAAGCCATTCTGGTAGATGCCGGAATCAGCTGCAGGGAAATCGAACAGCGGATGAAAAGACTCGAACTTTCAATGAAAAAAGTAAAGGCTTTATTCATCTCGCATGAACATACGGATCATATAAAGGGAGTCAGAGTTCTTTCTAAAAAGCACAACTTACCTGTTTATATTACCAGGGATACACTTAAAAATGCCAATCTGGATGACACCAATCCATCTATTGTCATCATGCACCCTGAAAAACCGATCACGATCGGACAGCTTGAAATTACTGCCTTTCCTAAGTTTCATGATGCCAGAGATCCTCAGAGTTTTGTAATCCGATATAAAGATTTGTGTGTCGGAGTTTTTACAGATATAGGTTCTGTCTGCGATAATGTGATCAGGTATTTCAAATGCTGTAATGCTGTATTCCTGGAAGCCAATTATGATGAGGATATGCTTCAGAATGGCAATTATCCATACTTCCTAAAAAAGAGGATATCAAGCGATGTCGGCCACTTATCTAACAAACAAGCGCTGGATCTCTTTCTGACACATAGATCTGAAAACTTAAGCCATCTTTTTCTTTCTCATTTATCTGAAGAGAATAACTCACCCGAACTGGCAAAAGCGTTATTTGACAAACATGCTGTAGCGGTAGAGATTGTAATAGCTTCCCGTACTCAGGAAATTCCGGTACATGAAATTGGATTAACTACTTCAGGAAAAAGAGAAACCTATCAACAACAAGCACTGGAGTTTTGATAAAAGGTCGTTTTTATCATAGTGATTCAAGCTGTTACTTGACCTTTCGGGGAAACAAAATAGGGATAAGCATATTTTATCATGCTTATCCATTGAAATTTAAATCATAAATAAATATGGGTAAAATTAAAGGGCACTTTCTCTTGCGACAAGATTAACTATCTGCTTAAGCTATTAAAATGTCCTTACCTTTTAATTCGTCAAAGTTGATTAGTCCATTAGATTTTAAAAATGTCAAGGTTAAAACAATCGTCAATAAGCCAAGTACCTGCACCCTCTGTTTAATTTTAAACCTTTCCTTTAAAGCATAAAAGAATTGTATTAACACTATAAAACCAGGCACTATGAAACAATAAATAAAGCCAGTATGCTGGCATTGAAAATATATCGATTTCCCCTTCCAAATAGTAAGACGTATTCACTAAAAGAAAGAAAGTAATGGTCGTTATTATTAGTCCATTATGTTTTAATTTGTATGTCATTTTTTGGTGATCACTAACATTAGGTTATACGTTCTATAGAGAGAATACTGCTGATATTACTCATTCCTATTTGAGTATTATATAAAATACCGGATTAAATAATACTTTATAAACGCACCACATTATCACTCAAAAAAATAAGAATAGCCCCAATGGCAAGGATATATCATTTATCACCTACGATTTAAAAAAATAAGTTGCCTGAATCTTAAGACTTTTGATAATATTTTTTTTGAAGCGCATATAAAACTTTAAAATCAGCCCGTTCCAAAATCACATTATGAATAGCAATCCTTTAATTTAAAAAGTATTAAACATTATTAAATAAATATATTAAATCCTATTTTTAACTCTTAAACATTTTTTAAATATCATGAATAAACATTTACGTAGCTGCATTAAAGGTGCATTATTAATTTTTACAAGTGTTCTGGCAACAAATAGTCAGGCTCAATGGAACAAACAAACAAGCGGGACTGCAGAGATTTTAAGATCTGTTAAATTCACCGGTTCAGGTTCAGGTTATGCCGTTGGTGATAAAGGTACAATTTTATATACCAGCAACGGCGGTTCAACGTGGGGAGCTCAATCCAGCGGAGTCACTACTCATCTGAATTCTGTAGATTTTACAGATAATACTAAGGGATGGGCTGTTGGTGACGATGGCATTATATTAACTACGGTTAATGGTGGAACAAACTGGAGTAAACAAACAAGTCCTGACAAAAACAAACTTAGATCTGTTGATTTTATTGATGAGAACCAGGGTGTTGCAGTAGGAAGCACTTCCAATTTTGGACTTTCATACATTATTTATACGACAAATGGTGGACAAAACTGGACGAAAGCAGAATATTCAACAGCTGATATATTATTTACTGTTGTTCAATTGAACTCCTCTAAAGGATTAGCTATGGGAAATCATGGAGGTGTATTTAGAAGTAGCAATGGTGGTGCAAACTGGAGCGTATTTACAATAGGAACTGGTCCTTCGATACGTTCAGTAAGTTTTGCAGATGCCAGCAAAGGATGGTTAGTTGGAACGTCAGGAGATATCTACCATACCACTAATGGCGGAGATTTCTGGGATGAACAAAACAGCGGGGTAAGTACACAGCTTAATGGTGTGTATTTTGTAAATTCAAGCAAAGGTTATGCAGTTGGAAACGAAGGTGTTATTCTCGTTACCACGAATGGTGGCACCACCTGGACTGAACAATACAGCGGCACCACAGAAGATCTATACTCTATTGCATTTACAGACACTGACAACGGATGGATTGTAGGTTCCAATGGTACAATATTGCACACTTCTAATGGCGGAAATCCTACCAGTACATTAAATGCGAAAGATATGGGCATTCAGTTTTATCCTAATCCGGTTTCAAGAACTTCTGGTATCAATGTAGAGTATACTAATAATTCTGCTTTAGATATATCCTTATTGAATCATTTGGGTACAGTGGTTTACAAATCATCAGAATTCGATACAAAATCTGAAAGAATTGATTTAAATAATCTGGAACTCACTCCGGGTGTTTATCTATTAAGAATAGCCGATGGAGATAAGCAAATGAGTAGCAAGGTTCTTGTTTATTAATTCTGAATTTTAATACCTTTTGTTATTAGTGATTAAGGGTATAATTATAGGTTGGCTGTAATTGTACCCTTATTTTTTTGAACTATGCTATTGTTTTTGCAGGTTATAAATATTCAGATATAATTCTGTCTATATTCTCTCCGACCCCATAGCAATTAAGTTAATATTTTTAGTAAACCACAATCAGCTACTTTGTCATCCTGAACCCTGCGAAGGATCGGATAGTCACAAAGTAATTTGCGATATAAACCACATTCTGCCAAACAGCTTAATTTTATTCATTTTTGATAACTCAGATGCTTCACAAGTCCAGCATGACAAAGTAAAGATCCGTCAGGTTGAGGACTATTATCGGGGCCATAGTACTATCAATGCAGCATGTTTAGATAAGAACAGATTCTCATTAAACTTAAACAT is drawn from Sporocytophaga myxococcoides and contains these coding sequences:
- a CDS encoding sterol desaturase family protein; amino-acid sequence: MQAFFAYLERLDLVFLFLLFLLENAAIALVAVLLGFALDGLLPEMKRLISLKEIYWTCSTIFFNTLVTLTGYLLFKYGFIVFHLESSLLSIVIDFVVLIFAMDLLMYVFHRVIHQLSFVYRYHDLHHAYDTPTAISLFVLHPIEVLGFGSLWLLLLFAVDFSIYAVVIYLVLNVAMGIIGHLRKEFVPAALKHHECLQWLANTGFHVGHHQHEQHNFGFYTKVWDRLFGTLK
- a CDS encoding MBL fold metallo-hydrolase, which encodes MKLFVTSLNSGSNGNCYYIGNEKEAILVDAGISCREIEQRMKRLELSMKKVKALFISHEHTDHIKGVRVLSKKHNLPVYITRDTLKNANLDDTNPSIVIMHPEKPITIGQLEITAFPKFHDARDPQSFVIRYKDLCVGVFTDIGSVCDNVIRYFKCCNAVFLEANYDEDMLQNGNYPYFLKKRISSDVGHLSNKQALDLFLTHRSENLSHLFLSHLSEENNSPELAKALFDKHAVAVEIVIASRTQEIPVHEIGLTTSGKRETYQQQALEF
- a CDS encoding YCF48-related protein, whose protein sequence is MNKHLRSCIKGALLIFTSVLATNSQAQWNKQTSGTAEILRSVKFTGSGSGYAVGDKGTILYTSNGGSTWGAQSSGVTTHLNSVDFTDNTKGWAVGDDGIILTTVNGGTNWSKQTSPDKNKLRSVDFIDENQGVAVGSTSNFGLSYIIYTTNGGQNWTKAEYSTADILFTVVQLNSSKGLAMGNHGGVFRSSNGGANWSVFTIGTGPSIRSVSFADASKGWLVGTSGDIYHTTNGGDFWDEQNSGVSTQLNGVYFVNSSKGYAVGNEGVILVTTNGGTTWTEQYSGTTEDLYSIAFTDTDNGWIVGSNGTILHTSNGGNPTSTLNAKDMGIQFYPNPVSRTSGINVEYTNNSALDISLLNHLGTVVYKSSEFDTKSERIDLNNLELTPGVYLLRIADGDKQMSSKVLVY